One part of the Sarcophilus harrisii chromosome 5, mSarHar1.11, whole genome shotgun sequence genome encodes these proteins:
- the LOC100913541 gene encoding olfactory receptor 6C2-like: MRNHTGITLFILKGLTDDPQLQVLLFVFLLLTYILSVIGNLTIIFLTLLDPHLKTPMYFFLRNFSFLEVSFTTVCVPRFLYSISSGDNTVTYNACATQIFFVILLGATEFFLLAAMSYDRYVAICKPLHYTTIMNNKVCTTFILCCWLAGFMIILPPLSLGLQLEFCDSNIIDSFGCDTSSVLKITCSDTKLIEKMILIFAIMTLIITLVCVVLSYAYIIRTILRFPSAQQRKKAFSTCSSHMTVVSISYGSCIFIYIKPSAKEWVALNKVVSVLTTSVAPVMNPFIYTLRNKQVKQAFRDSVKRIAFLTKN, from the coding sequence ATGAGAAACCACACAGGAATAACATTATTCATCCTGAAAGGGCTTACAGATGACCCACAACTACAGGtcctcctttttgtctttcttcttctcaCCTATATTTTGAGTGTAATTGGAAACTTGACAATCATCTTCCTCACCTTGTTGGATCCTCACCTTAAAACAcccatgtattttttcctccGCAATTTCTCTTTCCTAGAAGTCTCCTTCACAACTGTCTGTGTCCCTAGATTCCTATATAGCATATCAAGTGGGGACAATACTGTGACCTATAATGCTTGTGCCACCCAAATATTTTTTGTCATCCTTTTGGGTGcaacagaattttttcttttggctgctATGTCCTATGACCGCTATGTGGCTATATGTAAGCCTCTTCATTATACAACAATCATGAATAATAAGGTTTGTACTACTTTTATCCTTTGTTGTTGGCTAGCTGGATTCATGATTATCCTTCCACCACTTAGCCTGGGACTCCAGCTAGAATTCTGTGACTCAAATATCATTGACTCTTTTGGATGTGATACATCTTCTGTCCTAAAGATCACTTGCTCTGACACAAAGCTCATAGAAAAGATGATTTTAATCTTTGCTATAATGACATTAATTATCACTTTGGTGTGTGTGGTTCTGTCCTATGCATATATCATTAGGACAATTCTCAGATTCCCCTCTGCCCAACAAAGGAAAAAGGCATTTTCTACTTGTTCCTCTCACATGACTGTTGTGTCCATCAGCTATGGCAGCTGCATCTTCATCTACATCAAACCTTCTGCAAAGGAATGGGTAGCCTTGAATAAGGTAGTATCAGTGCTCACGACCTCAGTGGCCCCAGTGATGAACCCTTTCATTTATACCCTCAGAAATAAGCAAGTGAAACAAGCCTTTAGGGATTCAGTAAAAAGAATTGCATTTCTCACAAAAAATTAA